The following coding sequences lie in one Gorilla gorilla gorilla isolate KB3781 chromosome 5, NHGRI_mGorGor1-v2.1_pri, whole genome shotgun sequence genomic window:
- the COL11A2 gene encoding collagen alpha-2(XI) chain isoform X4 translates to MERCSRCHRFLLLLPLVLGLSAAPGWAGAPPVDVLQALRFPSLPDGVRRAKGICPADVAYRVARPAQLSAPTRQLFPGGFPKDFSLLTVVRTRPGLQAPLLTLYSAQGVRQLGLELGRPVRFLYEDQTGRPQPPSQPVFRGLSLADGKWHRVAVAVKGQSVTLIVDCKKRVTRPLPRSAHPVLDTHGVIIFGARILDEEVFEGDVQELAIVPGVQAAYESCEQKELECEGGQRERPQNQQPHRAQRSPQQQPSRLHRPQNQEPQSQAAHGPRGLKGEKGEPAVLEPGMLVEGPPGPEGPAGLIGPPGIQGNPGPVGDPGERGPPGRAGLPGSDGAPGPPGTSLMLPFRFGSGGGDKGPVVAAQEAQAQAILQQARLALRGPPGPMGYTGRPGPLGQPGSPGLKGESGDLGPQGPRGPQGLTGPPGKAGRRGRAGADGARGMPGEPGVKGDRGFDGLPGLPGEKGHRGDTGAQGLPGPPGEDGERGDDGEIGPRGLPGESGPRGLLGPKGPPGIPGPPGVRGMDGPQGPKGSLGPQGEPGPPGQQGTPGTQGLPGPQGAIGPHGEKGPQGKPGLPGMPGSDGPPGHPGKEGPPGTKGNQGPSGPQGPLGYPGPRGVKGVDGIRGLKGHKGEKGEDGFPGFKGDIGVKGDRGDVGVPGSRGEDGPEGPKGRTGLTGDPGPPGLMGEKGKLGVPGLPGYPGRQGPKGSLGFPGFPGASGEKGARGLSGKSGPRGERGPTGPRGQRGPRGATGKSGAKGTSGGDGPHGPPGERGLPGPQGPNGFPGPKGPPGPPGKDGLPGHPGQRGEVGFQGKTGPPGPPGVVGPQGAAGETGPMGERGHPGPPGPPGEQGLPGTAGKEGTKGDPGPPGAPGKDGPAGLRGFPGERGLPGTAGGPGLKGNEGPSGPPGPAGSPGERGAAGSGGPIGPPGRPGPQGPPGAAGEKGVPGEKGPIGPTGRDGVQGPVGLPGPAGPPGVAGEDGDKGEVGDPGQKGTKGNKGEHGPPGPPGPIGPVGQPGAAGADGEPGARGPQGHFGAKGDEGTRGFNGPPGPIGLQGLPGPSGEKGETGDVGPMGPPGPPGPRGPAGPNGADGPQGPPGGVGNLGPPGEKGEPGESGSPGIQGEPGVKGPRGERGEKGESGQPGEPGPPGPKGPTGDDGPKGNPGPVGFPGDPGPPGEGGPRGQDGAKGDRGEDGEPGQPGSPGPTGENGPPGPLGKRGPAGSPGPEGRQGGKGAKGDPGAIGAPGKTGPVGPAGPAGKPGPDGLRGLPGSVGQQGRPGATGQAGPPGPVGPPGLPGLRGDAGAKGEKGHPGLIGLIGPPGEQGEKGDRGLPGPQGSPGQKGEMGIPGASGPIGPGGPPGLPGPAGPKGAKGATGPGGPKGEKGVQGPPGHPGPPGEVIQPLPIQMPKKTRRSVDGSRLMQEDEAIPTGGAPGSPGGLEEIFGSLDSLREEIEQMRRPTGTQDSPARTCQDLKLCHPELPDGEYWVDPNQGCARDAFRVFCNFTAGGETCVTPRDDVTQFSYVDSEGSPVGVVQLTFLRLLSVSAHQDISYPCSGAARDGPLRLRGANEDELSPETSPYVKEFRDGCQTQQGRTVLEVRTPVLEQLPVLDASFSDLGAPPRRGGVLLGPVCFMG, encoded by the exons ATGGAGCGGTGCAGCCGCTGCCAtcgcttcctcctcctcctacctcTGGTGCTGGGGCTGAGCGCGGCCCCAGGCTGGGCAG GTGCACCCCCTGTGGATGTGCTCCAGGCCCTGAGgttcccctccctccctgatgGTGTCCGGAGAGCGAAAGGCATCTGTCCAGCTGATGTGGCCTACCGAGTGGCACGACCTGCCCAGCTCAGTGCACCCACTCGCCAGCTTTTCCCAG GAGGATTTCCCAAAGATTTCTCTCTGCTGACTGTTGTCCGGACCCGCCCTGGTCTCCAAGCTCCCCTCCTGACTCTCTACAGTGCCCAGGGTGtccgacagctgggcctggagctgGGCCGACCTGTCCGCTTCCTGTATGAAGACCAGACTGGGCGGCCTCAACCTCCCTCTCAGCCAGTCTTCCGAGGCCTCAGCCTAGCAGATGGCAA GTGGCACCGTGTGGCTGTGGCTGTGAAGGGCCAGTCTGTCACCCTCATTGTTGACTGCAAGAAGCGAGTCACCCGGCCTCTCCCCCGAAGTGCTCATCCAGTATTGGACACCCATGGAGTGATCATCTTTGGTGCCCGTATTCTGGATGAAGAAGTCTTTGAG GGTGATGTCCAGGAGCTGGCCATTGTCCCAGGGGTCCAGGCAGCCTATGAATCGTGTGAACAGAAGGAGCTGGAATGCGAGGGGGGCCAGAGGGAAAGACCCCAAAACCAACAGCCTCACAGAGCCCAGAGATCTCCACAGCAGCAACCATCAAGACTTCATAGGCCACAAAATCAGGAACCCCAGAGCCAG GCTGCCCATGGACCCCGAGGGctgaagggagagaaaggagagccTGCGGTGTTGGAACCT GGTATGCTCGTGGAGGGGCCCCCTGGCCCAGAAGGCCCTGCG GGATTGATTGGTCCCCCTGGCATCCAGGGGAACCCAGGCCCAGTTGGAGACCCTGGAGAGAGG GGCCCCCCTGGCCGAGCAGGGCTCCCTGGATCAGATGGGGCTCCTGGTCCTCCTGGCACATCTCTCATGCTCCCA TTCCGGTTTGGCAGTGGTGGGGGTGACAAGGGCCCTGTGGTGGCGGCCCAGGAGGCTCAGGCCCAGGCGATCCTGCAGCAGGCGAGG CTGGCACTCCGCGGACCCCCTGGCCCCATGGGATACACAGGGCGCCCTGGACCCTTG gGCCAACCTGGGAGCCCTGGCCTGAAAGGAGAGTCTGGAGACTTAGGACCTCAG GGCCCCAGAGGACCTCAGGGCCTCACAGGCCCTCCTGGCAAGGCTGGGCGAAGG GGCCGGGCAGGTGCTGATGGAGCCCGAGGGATGCCTGGAGAACCTGGAGTGAAG GGTGACCGAGGTTTTGATGGACTCCCAGGGCTCCCTGGAGAGAAGGGCCATAGG GGTGATACTGGTGCCCAGGGCCTTCCTGGTCCCCCTGGTGAGGATGGAGAGAGG GGAGATGATGGGGAGATTGGGCCTCGAGGGCTGCCTGGAGAGTCG GGACCTCGAGGTCTCCTTGGCCCCAAAGGCCCACCTGGTATTCCTGGACCCCCT GGTGTCCGAGGCATGGATGGTCCCCAGGGCCCCAAAGGGAGCTTG GGACCCCAGGGAGAGCCAGGACCTCCTGGACAACAGGGCACCCCTGGGACCCAG GGTCTCCCCGGGCCCCAGGGTGCCATCGGCCCTCATGGAGAGAAG GGTCCTCAAGGGAAGCCAGGGCTCCCCGGCATGCCTGGCTCAGACGGACCCCCG GGTCACCCAGGGAAGGAAGGTCCCCCTGGAACCAAAGGAAACCAG GGTCCCTCTGGACCTCAGGGTCCTCTAGGATACCCAGGACCTCGAGGGGTCAAG GGTGTGGACGGAATTCGGGGTCTGAAGGGTCATAAGGGTGAGAAG GGTGAGGATGGCTTTCCTGGGTTCAAAGGTGACATAGGCGTGAAAGGTGACAGG GGCGATGTTGGAGTCCCTGGTTCCAGGGGAGAGGATGGTCCTGAGGGGCCAAAGGGACGCACTGGACTGACTGGAGACCCTGGACCCCCAGGGCTCATGGGCGAGAAG GGCAAGCTGGGTGTTCCTGGTCTGCCTGGCTATCCTGGACGTCAGGGACCCAAG GGGTCCCTAGGATTTCCTGGCTTTCCTGGTGCCAGTGGAGAGAAGGGAGCCCGG ggcctgtcggggaaGTCAGGGCCTCGGGGAGAACGGGGCCCCACG GGTCCACGGGGTCAGCGGGGACCCCGAGGTGCCACTGGGAAGTCTGGAGCTAAG GGAACATCTGGTGGTGATGGCCCCCATGGGCCCCCTGGAGAGAGG GGCCTCCCTGGACCTCAGGGTCCCAACGGGTTTCCCGGACCGAAAGGACCCCCG GGCCCCCCTGGGAAGGACGGGCTGCCGGGACACCCAGGCCAAAGAGGAGAAGTG GGTTTCCAAGGGAAGACCGGCCCCCCTGGTCCTCCAGGAGTGGTGGGACCTCAG GGAGCAGCAGGAGAAACCGGCCCTATGGGGGAGAGAGGTCACCCAGGCCCCCCAGGGCCCCCTGGAGAGCAGGGACTACCTGGGACAGCTGGAAAAGAAGGAACAAAG gGTGACCCTGGTCCCCCTGGGGCCCCAGGGAAGGATGGTCCTGCTGGTCTGAGGGGATTCCCAGGAGAGAGAGGCCTCCCAGGCACTGCT GGTGGACCTGGTTTGAAGGGGAATGAAGGTCCGTCTGGCCCCCCTGGCCCTGCA GGCTCCCCTGGGGAACGAGGTGCAGCAGGATCAGGGGGACCCATTGGTCCACCAGGGCGCCCAGGCCCGCAGGGTCCCCCTGGAGCAGCAGGAGAGAAAGGTGTCCCA GGTGAGAAGGGCCCCATTGGCCCGACTGGCCGAGATGGAGTGCAGGGTCCTGTGGGGCTTCCTGGTCCTGCTGGGCCTCCAGGTGTGGCTGGAGAGGATGGAGACAAG GGTGAGGTGGGGGACCCCGGACAGAAGGGCACCAAAGGGAATAAGGGCGAACAT GGCCCTCCTGGACCCCCTGGACCCATTGGTCCTGTGGGGCAGCCTGGAGCAGCG GGAGCAGATGGGGAGCCCGGAGCTCGGGGACCCCAGGGACACTTTGGAGCCAAAGGTGATGAAGGAACAAGAGGATTCAATGGGCCCCCAGGACCCATTGGCCTACAG GGTTTGCCAGGCCCctctggggagaagggagaaacAGGAGATGTGGGTCCTATG GGACCACCTGGCCCCCCAGGACCTCGAGGTCCAGCTGGACCCAATGGCGCTGAT GGCCCACAAGGTCCCCCAGGAGGTGTTGGGAACCTGGGTCCCCCTGGAGAGAAG GGGGAACCAGGAGAGTCAGGATCTCCAGGGATCCAGGGCGAGCCAGGTGTCAAG GGTCCACGTGGGGAACGTGGAGAGAAAGGAGAGTCGGGGCAGCCAGGAGAGCCAGGACCACCAGGGCCTAAAGGCCCCACAGGCGATGATGGCCCCAAAGGGAACCCT GGTCCTGTTGGTTTTCCTGGTGACCCTGGCCCCCCTGGAGAAGGTGGCCCTCGG GGCCAGGATGGTGCTAAGGGTGACCGAGGCGAGGATGGTGAGCCAGGACAGCCT GGATCCCCTGGTCCCACCGGGGAGAATGGACCCCCAGGGCCACTTGGAAAGCGA GGTCCTGCTGGTTCGCCTGGTCCCGAGGGGCGACAAGGAGGGAAGGGAGCCAAG GGAGATCCTGGTGCTATAGGTGCCCCGGGAAAGACAGGCCCGGTGGGTCCTGCAGGCCCAGCAGGGAAACCTGGCCCTGATGGTCTGAGGGGGCTCCCAGGCTCAGTG GGTCAGCAAGGCCGACCTGGAGCTACAGGCCAGGCTGGGCCCCCAGGTCCTGTG GGACCCCCAGGGCTGCCTGGTCTCCGGGGCGATGCTGGAGCCAAGGGAGAGAAG GGCCACCCAGGTCTCATTGGACTGATTGGGCCCCCGGGTGagcagggagagaagggagatCGGGGACTTCCTGGGCCTCAGGGCTCCCCTGGGCAGAAGGGTGAGATG GGTATCCCAGGAGCATCCGGCCCCATTGGTCCTGGAGGTCCCCCCGGCCTCCCC GGACCTGCTGGCCCCAAAGGAGCCAAAGGAGCCACA GGCCCAGGCGGACCCAAGGGAGAGAAGGGTGTGCAGGGCCCTCCAGGACACCCG GGTCCCCCAGGCGAGGTGATCCAGCCACTGCCCATTCAGATGCCCAAGAAGACTCGGCGATCGGTGGATGGAAGCCGTCTGATGCAGGAAGATGAGGCCATACCGACCGGGGGAGCCCCCGGCAGTCCTGGGGGGCTGGAGGAGATCTTTGGCTCACTCGACTCCCTGCGGGAGGAGATCGAGCAGATGAGGCGGCCAACAGGGACCCAGGACAGCCCTGCTCGCACCTGCCAGGACCTGAAGCTGTGCCACCCGGAGCTTCCCGATG GAGAGTACTGGGTCGACCCCAACCAGGGCTGTGCTCGGGATGCCTTCCGAGTTTTCTGCAACTTCACAGCAGGGGGTGAGACCTGTGTGACGCCTAGGGATGACGTCACGCAG ttCTCTTACGTGGACTCAGAGGGCTCCCCAGTGGGTGTGGTCCAGCTCACCTTCCTGCGGCTGCTCAGCGTCTCAGCTCACCAGGACATCTCCTACCCCTGCTCTGGAGCAGCCCGTGACGGTCCCCTGAGACTCCGTGGGGCCAATGAGGATGAGCTGAGCCCGGAGACTAGCCCCTATGTCAAAGAATTCAGAGACGGCTGCCAG ACACAGCAAGGCCGGACGGTGCTGGAGGTGCGAACGCCTGTGCTGGAGCAGCTGCCAGTGCTGGATGCCTCCTTCTCAGACCTGGGAGCCCCACCGAGGCGGGGAGGGGTGCTGCTGGGGCCTGTCTGCTTCATGGGATAG
- the COL11A2 gene encoding collagen alpha-2(XI) chain isoform X5 yields the protein MERCSRCHRFLLLLPLVLGLSAAPGWAGAPPVDVLQALRFPSLPDGVRRAKGICPADVAYRVARPAQLSAPTRQLFPGGFPKDFSLLTVVRTRPGLQAPLLTLYSAQGVRQLGLELGRPVRFLYEDQTGRPQPPSQPVFRGLSLADGKWHRVAVAVKGQSVTLIVDCKKRVTRPLPRSAHPVLDTHGVIIFGARILDEEVFEGDVQELAIVPGVQAAYESCEQKELECEGGQRERPQNQQPHRAQRSPQQQPSRLHRPQNQEPQSQPTESLYYDYEPPYYDVMTTGTTPDYQDPTPGEEEEILESSLLPPLEEEQTDLQVPPTADRFRAEEYGEGGTDPPEGPYDYTYGYGDDYREETELGPALSAETAHSGAAAHGPRGLKGEKGEPAVLEPGMLVEGPPGPEGPAGLIGPPGIQGNPGPVGDPGERGPPGRAGLPGSDGAPGPPGTSLMLPFRFGSGGGDKGPVVAAQEAQAQAILQQARLALRGPPGPMGYTGRPGPLGQPGSPGLKGESGDLGPQGPRGPQGLTGPPGKAGRRGRAGADGARGMPGEPGVKGDRGFDGLPGLPGEKGHRGDTGAQGLPGPPGEDGERGDDGEIGPRGLPGESGPRGLLGPKGPPGIPGPPGVRGMDGPQGPKGSLGPQGEPGPPGQQGTPGTQGLPGPQGAIGPHGEKGPQGKPGLPGMPGSDGPPGHPGKEGPPGTKGNQGPSGPQGPLGYPGPRGVKGVDGIRGLKGHKGEKGEDGFPGFKGDIGVKGDRGDVGVPGSRGEDGPEGPKGRTGLTGDPGPPGLMGEKGKLGVPGLPGYPGRQGPKGSLGFPGFPGASGEKGARGLSGKSGPRGERGPTGPRGQRGPRGATGKSGAKGTSGGDGPHGPPGERGLPGPQGPNGFPGPKGPPGPPGKDGLPGHPGQRGEVGFQGKTGPPGPPGVVGPQGAAGETGPMGERGHPGPPGPPGEQGLPGTAGKEGTKGDPGPPGAPGKDGPAGLRGFPGERGLPGTAGGPGLKGNEGPSGPPGPAGSPGERGAAGSGGPIGPPGRPGPQGPPGAAGEKGVPGEKGPIGPTGRDGVQGPVGLPGPAGPPGVAGEDGDKGEVGDPGQKGTKGNKGEHGPPGPPGPIGPVGQPGAAGADGEPGARGPQGHFGAKGDEGTRGFNGPPGPIGLQGLPGPSGEKGETGDVGPMGPPGPPGPRGPAGPNGADGPQGPPGGVGNLGPPGEKGEPGESGSPGIQGEPGVKGPRGERGEKGESGQPGEPGPPGPKGPTGDDGPKGNPGPVGFPGDPGPPGEGGPRGQDGAKGDRGEDGEPGQPGSPGPTGENGPPGPLGKRGPAGSPGPEGRQGGKGAKGDPGAIGAPGKTGPVGPAGPAGKPGPDGLRGLPGSVGQQGRPGATGQAGPPGPVGPPGLPGLRGDAGAKGEKGHPGLIGLIGPPGEQGEKGDRGLPGPQGSPGQKGEMGIPGASGPIGPGGPPGLPGPAGPKGAKGATGPGGPKGEKGVQGPPGHPGPPGEVIQPLPIQMPKKTRRSVDGSRLMQEDEAIPTGGAPGSPGGLEEIFGSLDSLREEIEQMRRPTGTQDSPARTCQDLKLCHPELPDGEYWVDPNQGCARDAFRVFCNFTAGGETCVTPRDDVTQFSYVDSEGSPVGVVQLTFLRLLSVSAHQDISYPCSGAARDGPLRLRGANEDELSPETSPYVKEFRDGCQTQQGRTVLEVRTPVLEQLPVLDASFSDLGAPPRRGGVLLGPVCFMG from the exons ATGGAGCGGTGCAGCCGCTGCCAtcgcttcctcctcctcctacctcTGGTGCTGGGGCTGAGCGCGGCCCCAGGCTGGGCAG GTGCACCCCCTGTGGATGTGCTCCAGGCCCTGAGgttcccctccctccctgatgGTGTCCGGAGAGCGAAAGGCATCTGTCCAGCTGATGTGGCCTACCGAGTGGCACGACCTGCCCAGCTCAGTGCACCCACTCGCCAGCTTTTCCCAG GAGGATTTCCCAAAGATTTCTCTCTGCTGACTGTTGTCCGGACCCGCCCTGGTCTCCAAGCTCCCCTCCTGACTCTCTACAGTGCCCAGGGTGtccgacagctgggcctggagctgGGCCGACCTGTCCGCTTCCTGTATGAAGACCAGACTGGGCGGCCTCAACCTCCCTCTCAGCCAGTCTTCCGAGGCCTCAGCCTAGCAGATGGCAA GTGGCACCGTGTGGCTGTGGCTGTGAAGGGCCAGTCTGTCACCCTCATTGTTGACTGCAAGAAGCGAGTCACCCGGCCTCTCCCCCGAAGTGCTCATCCAGTATTGGACACCCATGGAGTGATCATCTTTGGTGCCCGTATTCTGGATGAAGAAGTCTTTGAG GGTGATGTCCAGGAGCTGGCCATTGTCCCAGGGGTCCAGGCAGCCTATGAATCGTGTGAACAGAAGGAGCTGGAATGCGAGGGGGGCCAGAGGGAAAGACCCCAAAACCAACAGCCTCACAGAGCCCAGAGATCTCCACAGCAGCAACCATCAAGACTTCATAGGCCACAAAATCAGGAACCCCAGAGCCAG CCCACTGAGTCTCTCTACTATGACTACGAGCCCCCCTATTATGATGTGATGACTACGGGGACAACCCCTGATTATCAG GACCCCACCCCAGGTGAAGAGGAAGAAATCCTGGAGTCGAGCCTCTTGCCACCCCTTGAGGAG GAGCAGACAGATCTCCAGGTCCCCCCCACAGCCGACAGGTTCCGGGCAGAGGAATATGGGGAGGGTGGCACAGACCCCCCTGAAGGGCCCTACGATTACACCTATGGCTATGGGGATGATTATCGTGAGGAGACAGAGCTTGGCCCTGCCCTCTCTGCGGAGACAGCCCACTCAGGAGCC GCTGCCCATGGACCCCGAGGGctgaagggagagaaaggagagccTGCGGTGTTGGAACCT GGTATGCTCGTGGAGGGGCCCCCTGGCCCAGAAGGCCCTGCG GGATTGATTGGTCCCCCTGGCATCCAGGGGAACCCAGGCCCAGTTGGAGACCCTGGAGAGAGG GGCCCCCCTGGCCGAGCAGGGCTCCCTGGATCAGATGGGGCTCCTGGTCCTCCTGGCACATCTCTCATGCTCCCA TTCCGGTTTGGCAGTGGTGGGGGTGACAAGGGCCCTGTGGTGGCGGCCCAGGAGGCTCAGGCCCAGGCGATCCTGCAGCAGGCGAGG CTGGCACTCCGCGGACCCCCTGGCCCCATGGGATACACAGGGCGCCCTGGACCCTTG gGCCAACCTGGGAGCCCTGGCCTGAAAGGAGAGTCTGGAGACTTAGGACCTCAG GGCCCCAGAGGACCTCAGGGCCTCACAGGCCCTCCTGGCAAGGCTGGGCGAAGG GGCCGGGCAGGTGCTGATGGAGCCCGAGGGATGCCTGGAGAACCTGGAGTGAAG GGTGACCGAGGTTTTGATGGACTCCCAGGGCTCCCTGGAGAGAAGGGCCATAGG GGTGATACTGGTGCCCAGGGCCTTCCTGGTCCCCCTGGTGAGGATGGAGAGAGG GGAGATGATGGGGAGATTGGGCCTCGAGGGCTGCCTGGAGAGTCG GGACCTCGAGGTCTCCTTGGCCCCAAAGGCCCACCTGGTATTCCTGGACCCCCT GGTGTCCGAGGCATGGATGGTCCCCAGGGCCCCAAAGGGAGCTTG GGACCCCAGGGAGAGCCAGGACCTCCTGGACAACAGGGCACCCCTGGGACCCAG GGTCTCCCCGGGCCCCAGGGTGCCATCGGCCCTCATGGAGAGAAG GGTCCTCAAGGGAAGCCAGGGCTCCCCGGCATGCCTGGCTCAGACGGACCCCCG GGTCACCCAGGGAAGGAAGGTCCCCCTGGAACCAAAGGAAACCAG GGTCCCTCTGGACCTCAGGGTCCTCTAGGATACCCAGGACCTCGAGGGGTCAAG GGTGTGGACGGAATTCGGGGTCTGAAGGGTCATAAGGGTGAGAAG GGTGAGGATGGCTTTCCTGGGTTCAAAGGTGACATAGGCGTGAAAGGTGACAGG GGCGATGTTGGAGTCCCTGGTTCCAGGGGAGAGGATGGTCCTGAGGGGCCAAAGGGACGCACTGGACTGACTGGAGACCCTGGACCCCCAGGGCTCATGGGCGAGAAG GGCAAGCTGGGTGTTCCTGGTCTGCCTGGCTATCCTGGACGTCAGGGACCCAAG GGGTCCCTAGGATTTCCTGGCTTTCCTGGTGCCAGTGGAGAGAAGGGAGCCCGG ggcctgtcggggaaGTCAGGGCCTCGGGGAGAACGGGGCCCCACG GGTCCACGGGGTCAGCGGGGACCCCGAGGTGCCACTGGGAAGTCTGGAGCTAAG GGAACATCTGGTGGTGATGGCCCCCATGGGCCCCCTGGAGAGAGG GGCCTCCCTGGACCTCAGGGTCCCAACGGGTTTCCCGGACCGAAAGGACCCCCG GGCCCCCCTGGGAAGGACGGGCTGCCGGGACACCCAGGCCAAAGAGGAGAAGTG GGTTTCCAAGGGAAGACCGGCCCCCCTGGTCCTCCAGGAGTGGTGGGACCTCAG GGAGCAGCAGGAGAAACCGGCCCTATGGGGGAGAGAGGTCACCCAGGCCCCCCAGGGCCCCCTGGAGAGCAGGGACTACCTGGGACAGCTGGAAAAGAAGGAACAAAG gGTGACCCTGGTCCCCCTGGGGCCCCAGGGAAGGATGGTCCTGCTGGTCTGAGGGGATTCCCAGGAGAGAGAGGCCTCCCAGGCACTGCT GGTGGACCTGGTTTGAAGGGGAATGAAGGTCCGTCTGGCCCCCCTGGCCCTGCA GGCTCCCCTGGGGAACGAGGTGCAGCAGGATCAGGGGGACCCATTGGTCCACCAGGGCGCCCAGGCCCGCAGGGTCCCCCTGGAGCAGCAGGAGAGAAAGGTGTCCCA GGTGAGAAGGGCCCCATTGGCCCGACTGGCCGAGATGGAGTGCAGGGTCCTGTGGGGCTTCCTGGTCCTGCTGGGCCTCCAGGTGTGGCTGGAGAGGATGGAGACAAG GGTGAGGTGGGGGACCCCGGACAGAAGGGCACCAAAGGGAATAAGGGCGAACAT GGCCCTCCTGGACCCCCTGGACCCATTGGTCCTGTGGGGCAGCCTGGAGCAGCG GGAGCAGATGGGGAGCCCGGAGCTCGGGGACCCCAGGGACACTTTGGAGCCAAAGGTGATGAAGGAACAAGAGGATTCAATGGGCCCCCAGGACCCATTGGCCTACAG GGTTTGCCAGGCCCctctggggagaagggagaaacAGGAGATGTGGGTCCTATG GGACCACCTGGCCCCCCAGGACCTCGAGGTCCAGCTGGACCCAATGGCGCTGAT GGCCCACAAGGTCCCCCAGGAGGTGTTGGGAACCTGGGTCCCCCTGGAGAGAAG GGGGAACCAGGAGAGTCAGGATCTCCAGGGATCCAGGGCGAGCCAGGTGTCAAG GGTCCACGTGGGGAACGTGGAGAGAAAGGAGAGTCGGGGCAGCCAGGAGAGCCAGGACCACCAGGGCCTAAAGGCCCCACAGGCGATGATGGCCCCAAAGGGAACCCT GGTCCTGTTGGTTTTCCTGGTGACCCTGGCCCCCCTGGAGAAGGTGGCCCTCGG GGCCAGGATGGTGCTAAGGGTGACCGAGGCGAGGATGGTGAGCCAGGACAGCCT GGATCCCCTGGTCCCACCGGGGAGAATGGACCCCCAGGGCCACTTGGAAAGCGA GGTCCTGCTGGTTCGCCTGGTCCCGAGGGGCGACAAGGAGGGAAGGGAGCCAAG GGAGATCCTGGTGCTATAGGTGCCCCGGGAAAGACAGGCCCGGTGGGTCCTGCAGGCCCAGCAGGGAAACCTGGCCCTGATGGTCTGAGGGGGCTCCCAGGCTCAGTG GGTCAGCAAGGCCGACCTGGAGCTACAGGCCAGGCTGGGCCCCCAGGTCCTGTG GGACCCCCAGGGCTGCCTGGTCTCCGGGGCGATGCTGGAGCCAAGGGAGAGAAG GGCCACCCAGGTCTCATTGGACTGATTGGGCCCCCGGGTGagcagggagagaagggagatCGGGGACTTCCTGGGCCTCAGGGCTCCCCTGGGCAGAAGGGTGAGATG GGTATCCCAGGAGCATCCGGCCCCATTGGTCCTGGAGGTCCCCCCGGCCTCCCC GGACCTGCTGGCCCCAAAGGAGCCAAAGGAGCCACA GGCCCAGGCGGACCCAAGGGAGAGAAGGGTGTGCAGGGCCCTCCAGGACACCCG GGTCCCCCAGGCGAGGTGATCCAGCCACTGCCCATTCAGATGCCCAAGAAGACTCGGCGATCGGTGGATGGAAGCCGTCTGATGCAGGAAGATGAGGCCATACCGACCGGGGGAGCCCCCGGCAGTCCTGGGGGGCTGGAGGAGATCTTTGGCTCACTCGACTCCCTGCGGGAGGAGATCGAGCAGATGAGGCGGCCAACAGGGACCCAGGACAGCCCTGCTCGCACCTGCCAGGACCTGAAGCTGTGCCACCCGGAGCTTCCCGATG GAGAGTACTGGGTCGACCCCAACCAGGGCTGTGCTCGGGATGCCTTCCGAGTTTTCTGCAACTTCACAGCAGGGGGTGAGACCTGTGTGACGCCTAGGGATGACGTCACGCAG ttCTCTTACGTGGACTCAGAGGGCTCCCCAGTGGGTGTGGTCCAGCTCACCTTCCTGCGGCTGCTCAGCGTCTCAGCTCACCAGGACATCTCCTACCCCTGCTCTGGAGCAGCCCGTGACGGTCCCCTGAGACTCCGTGGGGCCAATGAGGATGAGCTGAGCCCGGAGACTAGCCCCTATGTCAAAGAATTCAGAGACGGCTGCCAG ACACAGCAAGGCCGGACGGTGCTGGAGGTGCGAACGCCTGTGCTGGAGCAGCTGCCAGTGCTGGATGCCTCCTTCTCAGACCTGGGAGCCCCACCGAGGCGGGGAGGGGTGCTGCTGGGGCCTGTCTGCTTCATGGGATAG